One segment of Pleomorphomonas sp. PLEO DNA contains the following:
- the tyrS gene encoding tyrosine--tRNA ligase, with protein MSGFKSDFLRTLDERGFIHQISDPEGLDAACMKGPITAYVGYDATATSIHIGNLITVTMLHWLQETGHRPISLMGGGTSMVGDPSFRDDQRKLLTPETIADNIESIKKVYARILRYGDGPTDAIMANNADWLMKLNYVEFLRDVGRFFSVNRMLSFDSVKLRLDREQSLSFLEFNYMIMQGYDFVELNRRYGTVLQMGGSDQWGNIVNGVDLSHRMGGPQLYALTTPLLTTSSGQKMGKTANGAVWLNSDLFSPYDFWQYFRNTEDADVVRFLKIFTRLPLGEIAKLGALGGAEINEAKKVLATEATAVVHGREAADAAAETARLTFEEGVHTDDLPTIEVPKADLEAGVGVLAAFVQAGLAASNGDARRSAQGGGLKVNDRTVTDPKEMLTLQSLTGDGVIKLSLGKKKHVLLKPV; from the coding sequence CGCGGCTTCATCCACCAGATCTCGGACCCCGAGGGTCTCGACGCGGCGTGCATGAAGGGTCCGATCACCGCCTATGTGGGCTACGACGCCACTGCCACATCGATCCACATCGGCAACCTCATCACCGTCACCATGCTCCATTGGCTGCAGGAAACCGGTCACCGGCCTATCAGCCTGATGGGCGGCGGCACATCGATGGTCGGCGACCCCTCCTTCCGCGACGATCAGCGCAAGCTGCTGACGCCGGAGACCATCGCCGACAATATCGAGAGCATCAAAAAGGTCTACGCCCGCATCCTGCGCTACGGCGACGGTCCGACCGACGCCATCATGGCCAATAATGCCGACTGGCTGATGAAGCTCAACTACGTTGAGTTCCTGCGCGATGTCGGCCGATTCTTCTCGGTCAACCGCATGCTGTCCTTCGACAGCGTCAAGCTGCGCCTCGACCGCGAGCAGTCGCTGTCCTTCCTCGAATTCAACTACATGATCATGCAGGGCTATGACTTCGTCGAGCTCAACCGCCGCTATGGCACTGTCCTGCAGATGGGCGGCTCCGACCAGTGGGGTAACATCGTCAACGGCGTCGATCTAAGTCACCGCATGGGTGGCCCGCAGCTCTACGCGCTGACGACGCCGCTGCTCACCACCTCGTCGGGGCAGAAGATGGGCAAGACCGCCAACGGCGCCGTCTGGCTCAACAGCGACCTCTTCAGCCCCTATGATTTCTGGCAGTATTTCCGCAATACCGAGGACGCCGACGTCGTCCGATTCCTGAAGATCTTCACCCGCCTACCGCTCGGCGAAATTGCCAAGCTGGGCGCGCTCGGCGGCGCCGAGATCAACGAGGCCAAAAAGGTACTCGCCACCGAGGCGACCGCCGTCGTTCATGGTCGCGAAGCCGCGGACGCCGCGGCCGAAACGGCGCGCCTCACCTTCGAGGAAGGCGTCCACACCGACGACCTGCCGACCATTGAGGTGCCCAAGGCCGATCTTGAGGCCGGCGTCGGCGTTCTCGCTGCCTTCGTCCAGGCGGGACTTGCTGCCTCCAACGGCGATGCCCGCCGCTCCGCACAGGGCGGTGGCCTCAAGGTCAACGACCGCACGGTCACCGATCCCAAGGAAATGCTGACGCTCCAGAGCCTGACCGGCGATGGCGTCATCAAGCTATCGCTTGGCAAGAAGAAGCACGTGCTGCTGAAGCCTGTGTGA
- a CDS encoding putative bifunctional diguanylate cyclase/phosphodiesterase produces the protein MFALLILQIAAFSLFPLYFTTLSGPVRQVHFYVYISLVLLIGGFMGNIYSLPVADGIVVSGGNLCYGAFMMTSVMFVWIERNAFILRHLVRLVFVVDVFNIIVSFLTESILQANGVINPHGVPTALFEVSTSLIALGGVLIVAELLLLLYIFEFTKKKKTTLPITAAIYILSFVLVLVLDGIAFPFIAFGINAQIAAIVFGGLAGKVLIAVAFGVPLALFVLWKRRAFVEYLEADTVRWRLLIASSSALIKEMARKDQDVRRGDVVFKNSTEGLAIVGHTGAMLKANGAFQRMLGIGDGVAHPYPASLTDAFWGDGQPLPLPHNPKGTWRREVTFGPDKCRPGILSITSAGEDAEGGETYVYSLIDITEQKSAQDRLEYLASRDQLTGLANRRVLDQRLFSLRDKAFALVIVDLDHFKDVNDSFGHGAGDRVLQVVASRLDAIQRECLKPDDILCRIGGDEFAFLIRSDDGVFIESVLEKIQKTLGQTVRIDDNLEVFSSATLGVSYKPQAGGHDALLEADSALYEAKRNRRGSVGIYEDRLTAESQKKMRLGVKLKNALANNVLQVHYQPQFDAVSHKLCGVEALARWTDPELGVVPPSDFIPVAEGTSLIEAVGEYVLERACRDAQEWLQSGYAPITVSVNISASQVRFGSFKSVLTKTLAETKFPASHLQIEITESSYIERENEVTPLLKDLKDMGISIAIDDFGTGYSSFSYLREMPWDCIKIDRSFITDIPRDAQQCGLASTIIKLAKVMSFKVVAEGVETREQLDSLAAWGCDLIQGYYFSKAVPKEILVSLLPHQSESLAL, from the coding sequence ATGTTCGCCTTGTTGATTTTGCAAATTGCCGCCTTCTCGCTGTTTCCGCTTTATTTCACGACGCTTTCGGGCCCGGTGCGGCAGGTTCATTTCTATGTCTATATTTCCCTTGTTCTGCTGATCGGCGGATTTATGGGGAATATATACTCTCTACCAGTCGCCGATGGAATCGTCGTCTCCGGCGGTAATCTTTGTTACGGCGCCTTCATGATGACGTCGGTCATGTTCGTGTGGATTGAAAGAAATGCCTTCATCCTGCGCCACTTGGTTCGGCTGGTCTTTGTGGTCGATGTCTTCAATATTATCGTTTCCTTCCTGACGGAATCTATCTTGCAGGCCAATGGGGTCATCAACCCGCATGGCGTCCCCACGGCGCTGTTCGAGGTCTCGACGTCGTTGATCGCGCTCGGGGGCGTTCTCATCGTCGCCGAACTCCTGCTTCTGTTGTACATCTTCGAGTTCACGAAGAAGAAAAAGACCACGCTTCCCATTACCGCGGCGATTTACATTCTCTCCTTCGTCCTCGTTCTCGTGCTGGACGGTATCGCATTTCCCTTCATCGCCTTCGGCATCAACGCGCAAATTGCCGCGATCGTCTTTGGCGGGCTTGCCGGAAAGGTTCTGATCGCCGTTGCGTTTGGTGTGCCGCTTGCCTTGTTCGTGCTGTGGAAGCGGCGGGCGTTTGTCGAGTATCTGGAGGCTGATACGGTTCGCTGGCGCCTGCTGATCGCAAGCAGTTCCGCGCTGATCAAGGAAATGGCCAGGAAGGACCAGGACGTTCGGCGTGGTGATGTCGTTTTCAAGAACTCGACCGAAGGCCTCGCCATTGTCGGGCATACCGGCGCCATGCTGAAAGCCAATGGCGCCTTTCAGCGCATGTTGGGCATTGGCGACGGTGTCGCCCATCCCTATCCGGCCAGTTTGACAGACGCGTTCTGGGGCGATGGCCAGCCCCTTCCGCTGCCGCACAACCCCAAGGGAACATGGCGCCGGGAAGTCACGTTCGGACCGGACAAGTGCCGGCCGGGCATTCTCTCGATCACGTCAGCCGGGGAGGATGCGGAGGGCGGCGAAACCTACGTTTATTCGTTGATCGATATCACCGAGCAGAAGAGTGCCCAGGACAGGCTGGAATATCTTGCTTCGCGTGACCAACTGACCGGTCTTGCCAACCGTCGCGTTCTCGATCAGCGCCTGTTCAGTCTGCGCGATAAGGCCTTCGCGCTGGTCATCGTCGATCTCGACCACTTCAAGGACGTGAACGACAGTTTCGGGCATGGCGCTGGCGATCGAGTTCTTCAGGTGGTTGCCAGCCGTCTGGATGCCATCCAGAGGGAGTGCCTAAAGCCGGATGACATATTGTGCCGCATCGGCGGCGATGAATTCGCGTTTTTGATCCGTTCGGACGATGGCGTCTTCATCGAAAGCGTTCTTGAAAAAATCCAGAAGACGCTCGGTCAGACCGTTCGGATCGACGATAACCTGGAAGTGTTCTCCTCCGCTACGCTGGGCGTCAGCTACAAGCCTCAGGCGGGTGGTCATGACGCCCTTTTGGAGGCGGACTCGGCTCTCTACGAGGCCAAGCGCAACAGGCGCGGGTCCGTCGGCATCTACGAAGACAGGTTGACCGCTGAGAGCCAGAAGAAGATGAGGCTGGGCGTGAAATTGAAAAACGCGTTGGCGAACAACGTGCTTCAAGTTCACTACCAACCACAGTTCGACGCGGTGAGTCACAAGCTGTGCGGCGTCGAGGCCCTGGCGCGCTGGACCGATCCCGAGCTGGGCGTGGTGCCGCCGAGCGATTTCATACCGGTGGCGGAGGGAACAAGCCTTATCGAGGCGGTCGGGGAATATGTCCTTGAGAGAGCCTGTCGGGATGCCCAGGAATGGCTTCAGAGCGGGTATGCGCCCATCACGGTTTCCGTCAACATCTCGGCGAGCCAGGTCAGGTTCGGCAGCTTCAAATCCGTCCTGACCAAGACGTTGGCCGAGACGAAGTTCCCCGCCAGCCATCTTCAGATCGAAATCACCGAGTCCTCCTATATCGAGCGCGAGAACGAGGTCACGCCCCTTCTCAAGGACCTGAAAGACATGGGCATCAGCATCGCGATCGACGATTTCGGCACGGGGTATTCATCCTTTTCCTACCTGCGGGAGATGCCGTGGGACTGCATCAAGATCGACCGCAGTTTCATCACCGACATTCCCCGCGACGCCCAACAATGCGGCCTGGCGTCGACGATCATCAAGCTGGCGAAAGTCATGTCTTTCAAGGTGGTGGCGGAGGGCGTCGAGACCCGGGAGCAACTGGATTCCCTTGCCGCCTGGGGATGCGACCTGATCCAGGGCTACTATTTCTCAAAGGCTGTTCCGAAGGAGATCCTCGTCTCCCTGTTGCCCCATCAAAGCGAGAGCCTGGCTCTTTAG